The Pseudomonas parafulva genome window below encodes:
- the flhA gene encoding flagellar biosynthesis protein FlhA produces MDRAQLLSNARNNLAGLGRGNLGVPLLLLVMLAMMMLPIPPFLLDVFFTFNIALSIVVLLVCVYALRPLDFAAFPTILLVATLLRLALNVASTRVVMLHGQEGHGAAGKVIQAFGEVVIGGNYVVGAVVFAILMIINFVVVTKGAGRISEVSARFTLDAMPGKQMAIDADLNAGLIDQAQAKARRAEVAQEAEFYGSMDGASKFVRGDAVAGLLILFINLIGGMLIGMLQHGMSFSDAGKVYALLTIGDGLVAQLPSLLLSTAAAIMVTRASGSEDMGKLINRQMFDSPKALAVSGGLMVVMGLVPGMPHIAFLSLGLLAGGGAYLVWKKQQKAKQTALQEAQRQQDLLPSPQRAMETKELGWDDVTPIDMIGLEVGYRLIPLVDRNQGGQLLARIKGVRKKLSQDLGFLMPTVHIRDNLDLQPSAYRLTLMGVILAEAEIYPDRELAINPGQVFGSLNGIAARDPAFGLEAVWIDVAQRAQAQSLGYTVVDASTVVATHLNQILQKHCHELIGHEEVQQLLQVLAKASPKLAEELVPGVISLSGLLKVLQALLSEQVPVRDIRSIAEAIANNAAKSQDTAALVASVRVGLSRAIVQSIVGTESELPVITLEPRLEQILLNSLQRAGQGQEDGVLLEPSMAEKLQRSLIEAAQRQEMQGQPAILLVAGPIRAMLSRFGRLAVPNLHVLAYQEIPDNKQVTIVATVGPNG; encoded by the coding sequence GTGGATCGCGCTCAGTTACTCAGCAACGCCCGCAATAACCTGGCCGGTCTAGGCCGGGGGAACCTGGGTGTGCCGCTGTTGCTGCTGGTGATGCTGGCAATGATGATGTTGCCCATCCCGCCGTTCCTGCTCGACGTGTTCTTCACCTTCAACATCGCCCTGTCCATCGTGGTGTTGCTGGTCTGCGTGTACGCCCTGCGCCCGCTGGACTTCGCCGCCTTCCCGACCATCCTGCTGGTGGCCACGCTGCTGCGTCTGGCGCTGAACGTGGCCTCCACGCGCGTGGTGATGCTCCACGGCCAGGAAGGGCATGGCGCGGCGGGCAAGGTGATCCAGGCGTTCGGCGAAGTGGTGATCGGTGGCAACTACGTGGTCGGTGCGGTGGTGTTCGCCATCCTCATGATCATCAACTTCGTGGTGGTGACCAAAGGTGCCGGGCGTATCTCGGAAGTGAGCGCGCGTTTCACCCTGGACGCCATGCCCGGCAAGCAGATGGCCATCGACGCCGACCTCAACGCCGGCCTGATCGACCAGGCCCAGGCCAAGGCGCGTCGTGCCGAAGTGGCCCAGGAGGCCGAGTTCTACGGCTCGATGGACGGTGCCAGCAAATTCGTCCGGGGCGACGCCGTCGCTGGCCTGCTGATCCTGTTCATCAACCTCATCGGCGGCATGCTCATCGGCATGCTCCAGCACGGCATGAGCTTCAGCGATGCCGGCAAGGTCTACGCGCTGCTCACCATCGGTGACGGTTTGGTGGCGCAGTTGCCGTCGCTGCTGCTGTCCACCGCCGCCGCGATCATGGTCACCCGCGCCTCGGGCTCCGAGGACATGGGCAAGCTGATCAACCGGCAGATGTTCGACTCGCCCAAGGCGCTGGCCGTCTCCGGCGGCTTGATGGTGGTCATGGGCCTGGTGCCGGGCATGCCGCACATCGCCTTCCTCAGCCTCGGCCTGCTGGCCGGCGGCGGCGCTTACCTGGTGTGGAAGAAGCAGCAGAAGGCCAAGCAGACGGCCCTGCAGGAGGCCCAGCGCCAGCAGGATCTGCTGCCTTCGCCGCAGCGTGCGATGGAAACCAAGGAGTTGGGCTGGGACGACGTCACACCGATCGACATGATCGGTCTGGAGGTCGGCTATCGGCTGATTCCCCTGGTCGACCGCAACCAGGGCGGGCAACTGCTGGCGCGGATCAAGGGCGTGCGCAAGAAGCTGTCCCAGGACCTGGGCTTCCTCATGCCCACCGTGCACATTCGCGACAACCTCGACCTGCAGCCCAGCGCTTACCGTCTCACGCTGATGGGCGTGATCCTGGCCGAGGCCGAGATCTATCCGGACCGCGAGTTGGCCATCAACCCCGGTCAAGTGTTCGGCAGCCTCAACGGTATCGCTGCGCGCGACCCGGCCTTCGGCCTGGAGGCGGTGTGGATCGATGTCGCCCAGCGCGCCCAGGCGCAGTCGCTGGGCTATACGGTGGTCGATGCCAGTACCGTGGTTGCCACGCACCTGAACCAGATTCTGCAGAAGCACTGCCACGAGCTGATCGGCCACGAAGAGGTCCAGCAGTTGCTGCAAGTGCTGGCCAAAGCCTCGCCCAAACTTGCAGAGGAACTGGTGCCAGGCGTCATTTCCTTGTCGGGGCTGCTCAAGGTCTTGCAGGCGTTGCTCTCCGAGCAGGTGCCGGTGCGTGACATCCGCAGCATTGCCGAAGCCATCGCCAACAATGCGGCCAAGAGTCAAGATACCGCCGCGCTGGTGGCCTCGGTGCGGGTCGGCTTGTCCCGCGCCATCGTGCAAAGCATTGTAGGCACTGAGTCCGAGCTGCCTGTGATCACCTTGGAGCCCAGGTTGGAACAGATCTTGCTCAATAGTCTGCAACGGGCCGGGCAAGGTCAGGAAGACGGTGTTCTCCTGGAGCCGAGCATGGCCGAGAAGCTGCAGCGTTCGCTCATCGAGGCGGCGCAGCGCCAGGAGATGCAGGGCCAGCCGGCCATTCTCCTGGTGGCCGGTCCCATCCGCGCCATGCTGTCGAGATTCGGTCGTCTGGCCGTGCCCAATCTGCACGTGCTGGCCTACCAGGAAATACCGGACAACAAGCAAGTCACCATCG